The Cellulomonas sp. P24 genome contains a region encoding:
- a CDS encoding DUF6318 family protein, whose protein sequence is MRATATSVPGPTSPTAAKPTRPAEMDLADERGAEAAARYFFELYAYVVVTGETSEWDAMSWQTCEFCASIRTKTRADVEEGAIYGGGMVTIYDVNVGYDDLLDGYPVELSYAQAPATRTARDGTVAHMSGNSGRIQVDLKVVDSQWRVLQVSKAETAL, encoded by the coding sequence CGGCAGCGAAGCCGACTCGTCCGGCGGAGATGGACCTCGCCGACGAGCGCGGCGCGGAGGCGGCTGCCCGGTACTTCTTCGAGCTGTACGCGTACGTCGTCGTGACCGGCGAGACCTCCGAGTGGGATGCGATGTCGTGGCAGACGTGCGAGTTCTGCGCGAGCATCCGGACGAAGACCCGCGCCGATGTCGAAGAAGGAGCGATCTATGGCGGTGGCATGGTCACGATCTACGACGTGAACGTGGGTTACGACGACCTGCTTGACGGCTACCCAGTTGAGCTGAGCTACGCACAGGCGCCGGCGACGCGCACGGCGCGTGATGGGACGGTCGCACACATGAGTGGGAACTCAGGTCGGATCCAGGTGGATCTGAAGGTCGTCGACTCACAGTGGCGCGTCTTGCAGGTGTCGAAGGCAGAGACCGCGCTGTGA